A single window of Nilaparvata lugens isolate BPH unplaced genomic scaffold, ASM1435652v1 scaffold7797, whole genome shotgun sequence DNA harbors:
- the LOC111061329 gene encoding histone-lysine N-methyltransferase eggless-like yields ARLRARETAKKSKDSDSDRERKHSQFNAKIKESEKKEHKSVREYYDTDDCIYVMDAKNGGNIGRYMNHS; encoded by the coding sequence AGCCCGTTTACGCGCAAGAGAGACAGCGAAAAAGTCGAAAGATTCGGACTCTGATAGGGAGAGGAAGCATTCTCAGTTCAACGCCAAAATAAAGGAAAGTGAGAAAAAAGAGCACAAGTCTGTGAGAGAGTACTACGACACTGACGACTGTATCTACGTCATGGATGCCAAGAATGGTGGCAATATTGGCCGATATATGAAT